A single genomic interval of Blastopirellula marina harbors:
- a CDS encoding efflux RND transporter periplasmic adaptor subunit yields MQHSDAPRTADEARRQIESLLDELADVADTSLAPDEFYAQLLDRLTFATSALGSAVWSKGPSSHLMLAHRTDLNSIYSAETIAEDQTQLALRLASGDVGTLPGSKIGKVNYIMIAVPLRVAGEAWGILVLYQNADLAKSIVQSHLRITGAFAEIAQHFQQQSLLRDFQHHRHDWKRQLDFAGRVHTDLSYSKTAYRIANEARNCLDVDRVAILSARGTRSHIEAVSGVDKPHRRSNAVRKLEHLAAAVMQAKQTLLYTGDTDNLPPQVETALLDYLEETPSKVIAIVPLLNSSDEEKEDDSQIIPSEPIGVLALESIQQFDGHELLRRAERIIHHATTALANAQTYRQMPLAFVLQPLGRGLATVGWYRLSTTLKFAIPLIVIVASLFFVQTDFSIEVHGQLVPAVQRNLFAPADGYVENILVHHGQHVTAGETLIELQSNEFLLHKTEIVGQLQTAQAELDAIVVKRSQGLRRDPRSENRNYDSYENLSADELRLNTQIANLTQQRDLLQRREDELTLQSPIDGQVLDWEVDHALATRPVTRGELLMKVADVDGPWKLELELPDKRTYHVVAAQEASSEPLAVRFQLVNEPGKSYAGQLSNTATVVDLDEDTDEPFVPLEAQFDKDKIAHLRHGLSVVGRIECGRRSLAYVWTYQLVETVRRYFFW; encoded by the coding sequence TTGCAACATTCCGACGCACCACGCACCGCAGACGAGGCCAGACGCCAGATCGAGTCGTTGCTCGATGAATTGGCCGACGTCGCTGACACTTCCCTTGCGCCGGACGAGTTCTATGCTCAACTGCTCGATCGATTGACGTTTGCTACTTCTGCTCTAGGTTCCGCAGTCTGGTCGAAGGGGCCCAGCAGCCACTTGATGTTGGCCCATCGCACCGATCTAAATTCTATCTATTCGGCTGAAACTATTGCGGAAGATCAAACGCAGCTTGCGCTACGACTGGCCAGCGGTGATGTGGGGACACTCCCAGGTAGCAAGATCGGAAAAGTAAATTACATCATGATCGCTGTCCCCTTGCGTGTTGCTGGGGAGGCATGGGGCATTCTCGTTCTGTATCAGAATGCAGATCTAGCCAAGTCAATTGTTCAATCACATCTGCGGATTACAGGAGCCTTTGCTGAGATCGCCCAGCACTTTCAACAGCAGTCCTTGCTGCGTGATTTTCAGCATCATCGCCATGATTGGAAACGGCAACTCGACTTTGCCGGTCGCGTCCATACCGATCTTTCCTATTCTAAGACCGCCTATCGCATTGCCAACGAAGCACGTAATTGCCTAGATGTCGATCGCGTTGCGATCCTATCAGCTCGTGGAACAAGAAGTCACATCGAGGCCGTTTCAGGAGTAGACAAACCACATCGTCGGTCGAACGCCGTAAGAAAACTTGAGCATCTAGCCGCTGCTGTCATGCAGGCGAAGCAAACCTTGCTGTACACAGGCGATACGGACAATCTTCCTCCGCAAGTTGAAACGGCTCTGCTCGACTACCTGGAGGAAACTCCGTCCAAAGTTATCGCCATCGTACCGCTGTTGAATAGTTCAGACGAAGAGAAGGAAGACGACTCACAAATTATCCCGTCGGAACCAATTGGCGTATTGGCACTGGAAAGTATCCAACAGTTCGATGGCCATGAGCTCTTGCGTCGTGCGGAACGAATCATCCATCATGCAACGACTGCTCTGGCCAATGCGCAGACATATCGCCAGATGCCGCTTGCCTTCGTCTTGCAACCGCTCGGTCGCGGACTGGCCACCGTCGGTTGGTATCGGCTTTCCACGACACTAAAATTCGCAATCCCTTTGATTGTGATCGTGGCGTCGTTGTTCTTCGTACAGACTGATTTTTCCATCGAAGTACACGGGCAGCTTGTGCCGGCAGTACAGCGAAATTTGTTCGCACCCGCTGATGGTTACGTTGAAAACATTCTGGTTCATCATGGTCAACACGTGACTGCCGGTGAGACGTTGATCGAATTGCAATCGAATGAGTTTCTCTTGCATAAGACAGAGATCGTCGGTCAGTTACAGACCGCCCAGGCTGAACTCGATGCCATTGTGGTGAAACGCTCGCAAGGTTTGCGGCGTGATCCTCGATCCGAGAATCGTAACTACGACTCGTACGAAAACCTCTCGGCTGACGAATTACGACTTAATACACAAATAGCAAACCTTACCCAGCAGCGAGATCTTCTGCAGAGACGTGAAGACGAATTGACGCTCCAGAGTCCGATCGATGGACAAGTGCTCGACTGGGAAGTGGACCATGCCTTGGCAACTCGCCCTGTGACGCGGGGTGAATTGCTGATGAAAGTCGCCGATGTTGACGGGCCGTGGAAGCTGGAATTGGAATTACCGGACAAGCGGACTTACCACGTCGTCGCGGCACAAGAGGCCTCGTCAGAACCGCTGGCGGTCCGTTTCCAGTTAGTGAACGAACCTGGCAAGTCATATGCTGGCCAGTTATCCAATACGGCAACTGTTGTCGATTTGGATGAAGACACCGACGAACCGTTTGTGCCGCTCGAAGCGCAGTTTGATAAGGATAAGATTGCTCATCTTCGACATGGGCTCAGCGTGGTAGGTCGAATCGAGTGCGGTCGGCGATCGCTGGCCTACGTTTGGACTTATCAACTAGTTGAAACGGTTCGACGCTACTTCTTCTGGTAA
- the tssH gene encoding type VI secretion system ATPase TssH → MASVNLKSLVGKLNGTCRRTLEAAAGLCLSRTNYNVEIEHWLTKILETPNTDFEAIMRCYEIDPTKLVTELGRSMDKLKTGNARPPALSQTVVDLARDAWLMASIDYLEPTVRSGHLVIAMLSDRITAQSVLSSCPELEKISLEDLKKDLAKITAETTEEEESQASLATAPSTTGPGGGPAKRTKTPGLDQFTIDLTERAKSGAIDPVLGRDDEIRQIVDILCRRRQNNPILTGEAGVGKTAVVEGFALRIAAGDVPEALKNVSIRTLDLALLQAGAGVKGEFENRLKSVIEEVKSSPKPIILFIDEAHTMIGAGGQAGQGDAANLLKPALARGELRTIAATTWAEYKKYFERDAALARRFQVVKVEEPSEEKCIGMMRGLVSTLEHHHHVRILNEAVEAAVKLSHRYISGRQLPDKAVSLLDTACARIGLSQNSTPPQIEHLTRLIDRIDTEVDILNREMAAGAEGHEETIEELQKQKITAEEELTALNKRWEQEKEFVDQIRELQDQLAEDDANRRKPVVEGEPKPELLADEKRDEIKANIKKQQTELMEIQGETPLVYICCDTNAVAETVGAWTGIPVGKMVANEIATVLKLQDMMEENVVGQSHAMVQIAESIKTSRANLEDPNRPIGIFLLAGTSGVGKTETALTLANLLYGGEQNMTTINMSEFKEEHKVSLLMGSPPGYVGYGEGGVLTEAVRRKPYSVILLDEMEKAHPGVQDIFYQVFDKGHMKDGEGRDIDFKNTVIIMTSNAGTDLIMSLCRDPETRPDPQGLHDAMHEELLKTFKPAFLGRVSIIPYFPLDDDVMKKIIRLKLQKVGRRVHDHHRASFTYTDGLVDAIAARCTEVDTGARNVDKILTQTLLPEMSGEFLSRMAEGQQIKSVEVDVSKEGDFVYTIA, encoded by the coding sequence ATGGCATCCGTGAACTTGAAATCGTTGGTGGGCAAACTTAACGGGACTTGTCGACGCACACTTGAGGCAGCTGCCGGTTTGTGCCTTTCCCGTACGAACTACAACGTGGAAATCGAACACTGGCTGACCAAGATTTTGGAGACGCCTAACACCGATTTCGAAGCAATCATGCGTTGCTACGAGATCGATCCTACCAAGCTTGTAACTGAGCTCGGACGGTCGATGGATAAGTTGAAAACGGGCAACGCTCGACCGCCAGCTCTCAGTCAGACTGTGGTCGACCTTGCACGAGACGCGTGGCTAATGGCATCGATCGACTATCTTGAACCAACCGTGCGTAGCGGGCATCTTGTTATTGCGATGCTTTCTGACCGAATCACGGCGCAGTCGGTGTTGTCAAGTTGTCCCGAGTTGGAAAAAATCAGCCTGGAAGATCTCAAGAAGGATCTCGCCAAAATCACCGCTGAGACCACGGAAGAAGAGGAATCGCAAGCTTCCTTGGCGACGGCTCCTTCCACCACGGGACCCGGCGGAGGTCCCGCCAAACGGACCAAGACGCCTGGGCTCGATCAGTTTACGATCGATTTGACCGAACGCGCCAAGAGTGGCGCGATCGATCCAGTCCTCGGCCGCGACGATGAAATCCGTCAGATCGTCGACATCCTTTGTCGTCGTCGTCAAAACAATCCGATTCTGACAGGTGAAGCGGGTGTGGGTAAGACAGCCGTCGTCGAAGGCTTTGCGCTACGAATTGCTGCCGGTGATGTCCCGGAAGCGTTAAAGAACGTTTCGATTCGCACTTTGGACCTGGCCTTGCTACAAGCCGGTGCAGGTGTGAAGGGAGAATTTGAGAATCGCCTGAAGTCGGTAATCGAAGAAGTGAAGTCTTCCCCCAAGCCGATTATTCTTTTCATCGACGAAGCCCATACCATGATCGGAGCCGGTGGGCAGGCGGGCCAAGGGGACGCGGCCAATCTACTGAAGCCGGCACTGGCTCGCGGCGAACTTCGAACGATCGCCGCGACCACTTGGGCGGAATACAAAAAGTACTTTGAACGCGATGCGGCACTGGCCCGCCGTTTTCAAGTTGTGAAAGTCGAGGAGCCAAGCGAAGAAAAGTGTATCGGTATGATGCGCGGATTAGTGTCCACCCTCGAGCATCATCACCACGTGCGGATCTTAAACGAAGCGGTCGAAGCGGCCGTGAAGCTGTCTCACCGCTATATCTCCGGTCGGCAGCTTCCGGACAAAGCGGTTAGCTTGCTCGATACGGCTTGTGCCCGAATCGGTTTGAGTCAGAACTCGACACCACCGCAGATCGAACATCTCACCCGACTCATCGATCGCATCGATACAGAGGTCGATATTCTTAATCGAGAGATGGCCGCCGGTGCCGAAGGACATGAGGAAACGATCGAGGAGCTTCAAAAGCAGAAGATCACAGCCGAAGAGGAACTGACCGCTTTAAACAAGCGGTGGGAACAGGAAAAGGAGTTCGTCGATCAAATTCGCGAGCTACAAGACCAATTGGCCGAAGATGATGCCAATCGCCGTAAGCCGGTCGTCGAAGGCGAACCGAAGCCGGAGCTGTTGGCGGACGAGAAGCGAGACGAGATCAAAGCCAACATCAAGAAGCAGCAGACCGAACTGATGGAAATCCAGGGAGAAACGCCCCTGGTGTATATCTGCTGCGACACCAATGCGGTGGCAGAAACGGTGGGGGCTTGGACTGGCATCCCGGTCGGTAAGATGGTTGCCAACGAGATCGCCACGGTTCTCAAGCTTCAAGATATGATGGAAGAAAACGTCGTCGGCCAGTCGCATGCCATGGTGCAGATTGCCGAGAGCATTAAGACCTCGCGGGCCAATTTGGAAGATCCGAACCGCCCAATTGGTATCTTTCTGCTGGCGGGTACCAGTGGTGTCGGTAAGACCGAAACCGCGCTAACGCTGGCCAACCTGCTGTACGGCGGCGAACAGAATATGACGACGATCAACATGTCGGAATTCAAAGAGGAGCATAAGGTGTCGCTCTTGATGGGGTCGCCTCCGGGCTACGTTGGTTACGGGGAAGGGGGGGTGCTCACCGAGGCGGTTCGTCGCAAACCGTACAGTGTGATCTTGCTCGATGAAATGGAGAAAGCCCATCCCGGTGTCCAAGACATCTTCTATCAGGTGTTCGATAAGGGGCACATGAAGGATGGCGAAGGTCGTGATATCGACTTCAAGAATACCGTCATTATCATGACCTCGAACGCCGGGACCGATTTGATCATGAGCCTTTGCCGTGATCCTGAAACTAGGCCAGATCCGCAGGGGCTGCACGACGCAATGCACGAGGAACTGCTGAAGACGTTCAAGCCAGCCTTCCTGGGACGTGTTTCCATCATTCCCTACTTCCCACTCGATGACGACGTGATGAAGAAGATCATTCGTCTCAAGCTGCAGAAGGTGGGCCGCCGCGTTCATGACCATCACCGGGCGTCGTTCACCTACACCGACGGGCTGGTCGATGCGATCGCGGCACGTTGCACCGAAGTCGATACCGGGGCTCGCAATGTCGATAAGATCTTGACGCAAACGCTCCTGCCAGAGATGTCCGGCGAGTTCCTATCGCGAATGGCCGAAGGACAGCAGATCAAGTCGGTCGAGGTCGATGTCAGCAAAGAGGGGGATTTTGTTTATACGATCGCCTAG
- the tssG gene encoding type VI secretion system baseplate subunit TssG, translated as MGTEGRRKRASVASRLLEKPFQFDFFQAMRLLERIAQEDSAAFPHWKSVGGDGPPNQELVQLKVLCTRTFPPCEVPSIIRRRPDAEGTPPEGEAPFVMTTTFMGLFGAQGVMPLHYTQTILDRVRRKDYALRDFLDLFHHRILSLFYKAWEKYRFPIAFERTRRHTLKPLKLDTFTESLFSLTGMGTEGTRERLLIDDETFLYYAGHFAHRPRSASGLQQILEDYFSFTVLVQQYAGHWLYIDPADQSRLPNAEGTLGGNNRLGEETVIGHRMWNCETRFRLRIGPVTYRQYQRLMPSGDQLAEVAQLTRSYVGNSLDFDMQLVLKNSEVPQCILGDEESPCFLGYNMWLRVGEFVHDVEDAVFQHPGYPLGTAKAAG; from the coding sequence TTGGGCACCGAGGGCCGGCGAAAACGTGCTTCTGTAGCGAGTCGCCTACTTGAGAAGCCGTTTCAGTTTGATTTCTTTCAGGCCATGCGTCTGTTGGAGAGAATTGCGCAGGAAGATTCCGCAGCCTTTCCCCATTGGAAATCGGTTGGCGGAGATGGTCCGCCCAACCAGGAACTTGTCCAACTGAAGGTCCTTTGCACACGCACTTTTCCACCCTGCGAGGTTCCGTCGATCATTCGACGACGTCCTGATGCCGAGGGCACGCCTCCCGAAGGAGAGGCTCCCTTCGTGATGACGACCACGTTCATGGGATTATTCGGTGCGCAGGGCGTGATGCCGCTGCATTACACGCAAACGATCTTGGATCGCGTTCGACGCAAGGACTATGCCCTGCGAGATTTCCTGGATTTATTCCATCACCGCATCTTGTCGTTGTTCTACAAGGCGTGGGAAAAATACCGCTTTCCGATCGCGTTCGAAAGAACCCGTCGTCATACTTTGAAGCCGCTAAAGCTCGACACGTTCACCGAGTCGCTCTTCAGTTTGACTGGCATGGGAACGGAGGGAACCCGTGAACGTCTGTTGATCGATGATGAAACGTTCTTGTACTACGCCGGTCACTTTGCTCACCGACCGCGTTCGGCGAGTGGCTTGCAACAAATCTTAGAAGACTACTTCTCGTTTACGGTGTTAGTGCAGCAGTACGCCGGACACTGGCTTTATATCGATCCGGCCGATCAATCTCGCCTGCCGAACGCGGAAGGAACGCTGGGCGGGAATAATCGTCTGGGAGAAGAAACCGTTATTGGCCATCGGATGTGGAACTGCGAGACACGCTTTCGTCTCCGTATCGGTCCGGTTACTTATCGACAGTATCAGCGATTGATGCCCAGCGGTGATCAATTGGCGGAAGTCGCTCAACTGACTCGATCGTACGTTGGCAACTCGCTCGATTTCGATATGCAGTTGGTTTTGAAAAACTCAGAGGTTCCGCAGTGCATTTTGGGAGATGAAGAGTCTCCTTGTTTTTTGGGATACAACATGTGGCTGCGTGTTGGCGAATTCGTGCATGATGTCGAAGACGCCGTTTTCCAGCATCCAGGATATCCGCTGGGAACAGCCAAAGCTGCAGGCTAG
- the tssF gene encoding type VI secretion system baseplate subunit TssF: protein MSDELLEFYRRERAYLLDQGKAFARANPKIAGRLGLGGDDFKDPHVGRLVESFAYLNARTRLKLEDDFPEIAASMLEVLFPHLLRPVPSMSVLQFGLDRAQVEAFNGFPVPRGTMLETEKIDGDPCRFRTCYDTTCWPIEVTEVSLVSHPFEAPPTLFNARSSALLKIKLKTYSSNTTLNELKLQSLRFFIKEQAPYKFDLYELLMTSVVGVAAAESSKATWYETLPTNCISPVGFARDEGMFDYPARSFLGYRLLTEFFTFPDKFLFVDFNLQSTLKKFTGNHVELYVFLNRSNPDLERRLNADNLLIGCTPIVNLYRQEAEPIRLTHEKTEYHVIPDSRRPMANEIYSVDEVTAVSQDNREVNYYPFYSFKHAADSGEARTYWHATRRPNPGGQEVHDEGTELFLSVVDLDFQPSVDAQWSMHADLTCFNRDLPERLPFGGDQPKLFMSGLAPITKIKCLQAPTRTRRPDIEQGIRWRLISHLSLNHLSLSDDSDGLSALREILGLYDYVSSGVSRSFIEGIVNVHSEPCTARVKSSHGAVFCRGTRVHVTFDSSSYSGGGMFLLASVLEHFFALYCTINSFTQMVMHDETGEEIYRWAPRAGENVLL from the coding sequence ATGAGCGACGAATTGCTCGAGTTTTACCGACGCGAACGAGCTTACTTGCTGGATCAAGGGAAGGCATTCGCGCGGGCGAACCCAAAAATTGCGGGTCGCCTAGGATTGGGTGGTGACGACTTCAAAGACCCACATGTCGGGCGTCTTGTTGAATCGTTTGCGTATTTGAATGCACGCACTCGTTTGAAACTGGAAGACGATTTTCCCGAGATTGCGGCATCGATGTTGGAAGTGCTTTTCCCGCATCTGCTACGTCCTGTGCCTTCCATGTCGGTCCTTCAGTTTGGACTCGATCGAGCACAGGTCGAAGCATTTAACGGCTTTCCTGTTCCGCGTGGGACGATGCTCGAGACCGAGAAGATCGATGGCGATCCGTGTCGCTTTCGGACTTGTTACGACACGACCTGTTGGCCGATCGAAGTGACGGAAGTCAGCCTGGTAAGTCATCCCTTCGAGGCACCACCGACACTCTTCAATGCTCGCTCTTCCGCTCTCCTAAAGATCAAACTCAAAACTTACTCGTCCAATACGACACTCAACGAACTAAAGCTGCAATCACTTCGGTTTTTCATCAAGGAACAAGCACCCTACAAGTTTGACTTGTACGAGCTGTTGATGACCTCCGTGGTTGGTGTCGCTGCGGCTGAAAGCTCGAAAGCAACGTGGTACGAGACTCTTCCAACCAACTGCATTTCGCCGGTTGGCTTCGCTCGCGACGAGGGAATGTTCGATTACCCAGCACGATCTTTTCTAGGGTATCGACTTTTAACCGAGTTTTTCACATTTCCTGACAAGTTTCTGTTCGTCGACTTTAACCTGCAATCGACGCTCAAGAAGTTCACCGGCAATCATGTCGAATTGTACGTCTTCCTCAATCGAAGTAATCCCGATTTGGAACGACGTTTGAACGCCGACAACTTATTGATCGGTTGTACGCCGATTGTGAACCTGTATCGTCAGGAAGCGGAACCGATTCGGCTGACGCATGAAAAAACGGAATACCATGTCATTCCAGACTCACGGCGCCCGATGGCCAACGAGATCTATTCGGTAGACGAGGTCACGGCCGTCTCGCAGGACAATCGAGAGGTGAACTACTATCCGTTTTACTCGTTCAAGCATGCCGCTGACTCAGGAGAAGCCCGGACGTACTGGCATGCCACGCGACGACCAAACCCAGGTGGACAAGAAGTTCATGATGAGGGAACGGAACTATTCCTCTCTGTCGTCGATCTTGACTTCCAGCCCAGCGTTGATGCACAGTGGAGCATGCACGCTGATCTCACCTGCTTCAATCGCGACTTGCCTGAGAGATTGCCATTTGGTGGGGATCAGCCCAAGCTGTTCATGAGTGGCTTGGCTCCGATTACCAAAATCAAATGTTTACAAGCCCCCACGCGAACCCGTCGTCCTGACATTGAACAAGGCATTCGTTGGCGTTTGATTTCACACCTGTCGCTAAACCATCTTTCGTTAAGTGACGACAGCGATGGCCTAAGTGCGCTGCGCGAGATCCTGGGACTATACGACTACGTTAGCTCCGGCGTTAGCCGTTCTTTTATTGAAGGCATCGTAAACGTACATAGTGAACCTTGTACCGCTCGCGTTAAATCATCGCACGGAGCTGTTTTTTGCCGAGGCACGCGGGTGCACGTCACCTTTGACAGCAGCAGTTACTCAGGTGGCGGTATGTTCCTGTTAGCGAGTGTCCTGGAGCACTTTTTTGCACTGTATTGCACAATCAATTCGTTCACCCAGATGGTCATGCATGACGAGACCGGAGAGGAGATCTATCGTTGGGCACCGAGGGCCGGCGAAAACGTGCTTCTGTAG
- the tssE gene encoding type VI secretion system baseplate subunit TssE — MSKGSDEEPLMPSVFDRLIDNEPFNSNEIPHSQTQTMREIREAVIRDLENLLNTRWRCQSWPPQLNELSDSLVNYGIPDFSSVDMSSDLDRNSLREAIEFAIRTYETRFVSVSVEMPSNRNSEDRSLHFIIRAELHATPAPEPIVFDSKLEPSDHLFHVKRKDR; from the coding sequence ATGTCAAAAGGAAGTGACGAAGAGCCGTTGATGCCGTCGGTATTTGACCGACTAATTGACAACGAGCCGTTTAATTCGAACGAAATACCTCATTCACAAACACAAACGATGCGCGAAATCCGCGAAGCGGTAATTCGCGATCTCGAAAACCTTCTCAATACGCGTTGGCGTTGTCAGAGCTGGCCGCCTCAGCTCAACGAACTGAGCGATTCGCTCGTGAATTATGGAATTCCCGACTTCTCGTCAGTGGATATGAGCAGCGATCTTGATCGCAACTCGTTACGTGAAGCGATTGAATTCGCGATTCGCACCTACGAGACTCGCTTCGTTTCAGTATCGGTCGAGATGCCGAGCAATCGTAACAGTGAAGATCGCTCGCTGCACTTTATTATCCGTGCCGAACTGCATGCGACGCCTGCCCCAGAACCGATCGTCTTCGATTCGAAGTTGGAACCATCGGATCATTTGTTTCATGTAAAACGGAAGGACCGATGA
- a CDS encoding type VI secretion system accessory protein TagJ, producing the protein MSIGEQLKAGQLEEAIEAAIQDVKKNPMKWDKRIALSQLLCFRGDLERADNHLETAQIQTPDALLRISMYRQMIRGEMTRQECWQEGRTPDLMQGQEPSELIQTNLKLLLALREGSMEEATQLTAEIEEQRPVVAGTCDGVAFEDIRDQDDRTAFFFETITSNGKYFWLPFDAIESIEFHAPEQPCDLIWRRATMNAYGQEGDVFLNALYPGTAASENIAEKLGQSTTWLEKEGEPACGVGQRMFWLGEDEKSIMEIGKIEFAKP; encoded by the coding sequence ATGAGTATCGGCGAACAATTGAAAGCAGGGCAGCTTGAAGAGGCGATTGAAGCCGCCATTCAAGATGTGAAGAAAAATCCCATGAAGTGGGACAAGCGGATCGCTTTGAGTCAATTGCTTTGCTTTCGTGGCGATTTGGAACGCGCCGACAACCATCTGGAAACTGCTCAGATTCAGACCCCTGATGCTCTTCTGCGGATCTCGATGTATCGCCAGATGATTCGTGGCGAGATGACTCGTCAGGAATGTTGGCAAGAAGGCCGCACTCCTGACTTGATGCAAGGTCAGGAACCGTCTGAATTAATTCAGACCAATCTGAAGTTGTTGCTTGCTCTGCGAGAGGGGAGCATGGAGGAAGCCACACAACTTACTGCCGAAATCGAGGAGCAACGCCCCGTGGTTGCCGGGACCTGCGACGGTGTCGCATTCGAGGATATCCGCGATCAAGATGATCGAACCGCTTTCTTCTTCGAGACGATTACCAGTAACGGCAAGTACTTCTGGCTTCCGTTCGATGCGATTGAATCGATTGAGTTTCATGCACCTGAACAACCATGCGACCTAATCTGGCGTCGTGCCACGATGAACGCTTACGGACAGGAAGGGGATGTCTTCCTAAACGCTCTGTATCCCGGTACGGCCGCCAGCGAGAACATCGCCGAGAAGCTAGGGCAAAGTACCACTTGGCTCGAAAAGGAAGGCGAACCAGCGTGTGGAGTTGGGCAGCGAATGTTTTGGCTGGGAGAAGATGAGAAGTCGATCATGGAAATCGGCAAGATCGAATTCGCCAAACCATAG